From Coregonus clupeaformis isolate EN_2021a chromosome 2, ASM2061545v1, whole genome shotgun sequence:
AGAGCTTGTCTTCTACGCGGACGAGCAGACCTCCCACAAGCAGGTTCTCACCCTCTACAACCCCTATGAGTTCGCCCTCAAGTTCAAAGGTAAATAAAACATTTGGTTTCAAGATAACAAGGTATTGATATAAGAACCATTTTAGCCATTAATTAAGGAGTCAAGAGAACCACATTGATACTGTAGCATATACACCACTCATTCACGGTTTCTGTTCTCGGTCAGTGCTATGCACAGCGCCAAACAAGTATACTGTGGTGGATGCCACCGGAGCCGTCAAGCCACAGTGCTGTGTTGACATGTGAGTAATAAGCTTACTATTACATGTCATAACTAGGACTGTCAGTTACTCTCCGTTTAAGGCATATTAATGAAGGACATGATATTCATGAGTGCAAATTATGAAATACCAAGCAATATTAATAGAGAATGATTTCATCGGAAGCAAGCTTCTGCTTTGAAAATGCAGTCATTCCATTCAAATATTTGTATCTTTCCCTTGTGTTTTCCTGTCTGTGTTCTCAGAGTGATTCGACACAAAGATGTGCGGGCCTGTCACTATGGGGTGTCTGATAAGTTCCGGCTGCAGGTGTCTGAGCAGAGCCAGAGGAAGGCCCTGGGCAGAAAGGAGGTGACGGCCACTCTGAGGCCCTCGGCTGCCCAGGAGCCCCCCAGCCCCCGGCCCCAGGAGGAGGATCGACAGATGAAGGAACAGCTGGCCGACAGCGTGTTCTTTGAGCAGACCACCTTCCAGACAGGTAGGAGTATGAGTGGCCGCTGAAAAGGGATATCTCGCCCAAACTTAGCTATCGATACCTGTTAAGTACGTTATGTATGCTGAGAGCCAAAATATATTAGCCAACATTATGTAGGCTACATTTGTTGTTTAGGTGAAGTAACTGAAATGGTGGAAGCACCACATGCCATTATATTGTCCTGACACTAGATGGCGCCAGACACCAATACAAGTGAGGAGTGATCAAGTGAGAGCAGTGGattgttatggtgtgtgtgtgtgttgtacagagAGCCGCTCTCAGTCTGGGGGGCCCAGCCTGCTGACGGTGCTGTTGGGGCTGGTGTGTATGGCTGCCCTCATGCTGCCAACCCTGGGGGAGCAAGAATCCACCGTGCCTGTCTACCTCCACTTAAGTGTTACCAAGAAACTTGTAGCTGCTTACGTTCTAGGTGAGCCAAGGGGAGAGAGCAAACCCTTGATGAACAATTGCATGCTCGCAGTGTTTCATTTTATCACCAATTTCAATGGATATGAATTGATAATACTTCATGggatccacatgttgttgtgatcagcgtcccaaatggcaccctattccctatatagtgcactacatttgaccagaggccgataggccctggtcaaaagtagtacactctAAACTAGACTACTGGGTTTGCTTCGATTACTCTTGTTCTATCCATTCCGTGTGCGATACTGCTGGAGCATACTCCTGCTGGGAATTGATTCAGTTTGCCTGTGTTACAGGTCTTCTTACAATGGTTATCCTGCGTACATGAAGTGCTATGGGGGCTGGTAAGAGAATGTggagaagatacagaagagaagagaacatTGTCACCCAAGGCAACTACATGCTTGAAAGGGTAGTGTTTAGGGGGTGGGGGATGGGGTATCTGGTCAATTCCCCCTCCCTCTGCCCCAAAAACATACATTTAATTGTTTTGAAATAAAAACATAATACTGACCTGATACAATGCAAGAGACCTCTGATGCAATGGGCACAGAAATAACATTCTGGAGGAGGGCATTGTGTGGGTCTGCTGCCATGGGAGGAAGGGTTTGTATAAAAACATGGGGGTCATTAAATTAAGTGTTTGACTTCATATCCCgcgtctgtctgtgtggagttCCATGGCCATTATGTAACAGACAATGGTAAAGTTGAGTTGAAAGTTGGCGATTTGCTGTTACACATTAGGGCAACTTGAAGTTAAATGTGatttcatgtacagtggggagaacaagtatttgatacactgccgattttgcaggtgttcctacttacaaagcatgtagaggtctgtaaattttatcataggtacacttcaactgtgagagacggaatctaaaacaaaaatccagaaaatcacattgtatgatttttaagtaattaatttgcattttattgcatgacataagtatttgatcacctaccaaccagtaagaattccggctctcacagacctgttagtttttctttaagaagcccttctgttctccactcattacctgtattaactgcacctgtttgaactcgttacctgtataaaagacacctgtccacacactcaatcaaacagactccaacctctccacaatggccaagaccagagagctgtgtaaagacatcagggataaaattgtagacctgcacaaggctgggatgggctacaggacaataggcaagcagcttggtgagaaggcaacaagtgttggcgcaattattagaaaatggaagaagttcaagatgacggtcaatcaccctcggtctggggctccatgcaagatctcacctcgtggggcatcaatgatcatgaggaaggtgagggatcagcccagaactacacggcaggacctggtcaatgacctgaagagagctgggaccacagtctcaaagaaaaccattagtaacacactacgccgtcatggattaaaatcctgcagcgcacgcaaggtccccctgctcaagccagtgcatgtccaggcccgtctgaagtttgccaatgaccatctggatgatccagaggaggaatgggagaaggtcatgtggtctgatgagacaaaaataaagctttttggtctaaactccactcgccgtgtttggaggaagaagaaggatgagtataaccccaagaacaccatcccaaccgtaaagcatggaggtggaaacatcattctttggggatgcttttctgcaaaggagacaggactactgcaccgtattgaggggaggatggatggggccatgtatcgtgagatcttggccaacaacctcattccctcagtaagagcattgaagatgggtcatggctgggtcttccagcatgacaacgacccgaaacacacagccagggcaactaaggagtggctccgtaagaagcatctcaaggtcctggagtggcctagccagtctccagacctgaacccaatagaaaatattttgagggagctgaaagtccgtattgcccagcaacagccccgaaacctgaaggatctggagaaggtctgtatggaggagtgggccaaaatccctgctgcagtgtgtgcaaacctggtcaagacctacaggaaacgtatgatctctgtaattgcaaacaaaggtttctgtaccaaatattaagttctgcttttctgatgtatcaaatactaatgtcatgcaataaaatgcaaatgaattacttaaaaatcatacaatgtgattttctggatttttgttttagattccgtctctcacagttgaagtgtacctatgataaaaattagacctctacatgctttgtaagtaggaaaacctgcaaaatcggcagtgtatcaaatacttgttttccccactgtacatattaaaaggtgcaatatgcagaaatcgctccgccatttcctggttgcaaaaatctgaatagttcgcctaatttgtTTTTGACAAAAGcaatgtgtagagaatcattgttccatcgaaaccgctgtgaaatatattttcagctgtttgaagctggtataCAAAACCTAAATTAAGACtcaaactaaacttaagaatgggaagcatagaaatagcacacagaacagatctaccacttcatTTCAATGAGTGACAGAGCTATAACTCACatttgtgaatttggtcaggtcacccaaaagttacatattgcagctttaagtaaTTGAAAAGCTTTTGTTATGGTCTTCACCTGTAACCACATCTTAATAGTATTGTTGTCCACTTAGAATAAAACAATGTACTCTTTTGTAGCTTGTATTGACTGAATCGCTGACTAAATGCAGTTACATGCATGTGTGGATACTTATCTGAATGGAAGTGTTACTTTTCCAGCCACAATATACAATACAAAAAGGTTTAAAATGTGACCAAAGGAAATGTCATCTTATGAAAGACATCGGTTTACTTGCTGTACAATGTCAATGTTCCATCAAATGCCTAATAAAGTCTTGAATCAGCACAAGATCAGTAGTCAGCCGATCTCTTTATCCTAGTGTGATCAGTTCACCTACTCAGCACTTGTGAGCCAGTGATGAGGGGTCCACAAGTGACTGGAAGCTTGGGAAAATGGGCAGCAACAACTCCCTCCTACATAGACTTTGACGTACCTGCTTCATTGTTAACTTGCAGACATACGAGAGCCACCCCAGAGTtttaaatcagcttttagtttttttgcacctTACTTGTGGAATAATCTCCAAGGCAAAAAAAATTGATGAATTGGTGCCTCTAGGATAGGGATCATCAACTTGATTCAGCCGCAGACAGATttattttcttgagcggatggtcgggggggaccggaacataattacaaattatttgtagttggcaaattgaccacaagaagcccaaacagatgtttgactaaaacaatcatttcaaaccttgcttacatttgtatacaatcaagTTTCTCCATTATGCATGGGAATAGATTTCACTTAATCACATGGAGCTGATTTCCGGGTGTTTAGTCTGTCTAAACTAACACTTTTTCCCCCTCAACTTGGGGGACCAAATAAAACCACTTGTGGGCCAAATTCGGCTGGGGAACCCTGTGCTCGGGCAACTCAAGTCTGAGGACCTTTTTACTGAATAATGTTTTTCTATGATTGTGTAGACATCAATATTTGCATCATTTCACAAGGCTCATCTGCAAAATAGACTTCTCTGCTTGACTCCCTGTTAAAAGGTTCAATAAAAACTTCACTGTTCTGACAAATTGTAAATTCAAAGCATTATGAAGAGGCCAAAAAAACAAAAGATGTGAAACATTGCCAACACAAAACTAGAACATCAGTCATTGAATGGAAATAGACTATTTATTTACCCTCCTGTTGAAATGAAAAGGCTTTGGCAAGCGGTCTAAGTCTACAATCCTCCCATCACGTACATATACACTTCATTTACTTTGCCCATCTCGTGCCCCAGACTAATTCAAATGTACAGGATAAAAACATTTGACAAACTAATCACAACACACCAATTATGTTGACAGCAGTGCAAGCACACCTGATCGACCAGCTTGCACTTTTTCTTAAAGAAAAATACATTCAGTATTTCTAACACAGTTTCATTTACCATTTAAAAATATATCAAGGATTACAATCACTCTTGCACGAGTCTCCCACTCCCTTTGTAAGACGCCATACACTGTACGAGGGGAAAACATCAATTTAAAACATCAATTTAAGAGATCATTCTAACAAGTTGAACTGAAATTACTTAGCCAAATGTTTTACAGTGGCCTTAAAATGCATTTGTCAGTGTAAAACTGAGGTTTGCCTTTACAGTTCCCTGAATCTTTGGTATTACTTATGAAATGTTCATTGCCAATGTTATTCATAACCAACCAATCCAGTGACAATTTGCACTAAAATATTTTATGCCAAATGTTGACCACAGTAGACGAACATAACACCACTCACTGAATGGCACCATGTTGTTCTGTCCACTACCGCATTGTGCTCATCCTAAAGCAGAGTATACAGGGAGAATAGGGTGagctagaaaaaaaaaaactccatTTAATTTACATAAAGTGGCTTCAAAACATGAAAACAAATATTTTCTCCTAAAAGCTAAAGAAGTCAAAACTAATTTGGTTGCACATCCTGCATGTCTACAGAAATATCCAGGCAGACACAGTATTCAGAGATCCCAGTCTGTAGTGTTCCAATCCTGACAGTggcccccccccccttaccctgTTCCCTTCCTAGTGAAATCTGAAGGGATGATGGGTGGCCATGACCCAACCCACTGGCAACTATATATAGTTACATCATGCCAGAGGGGGGACATAAAATCCAAAAGCAGAAAATTAACCAGAACGATACCCCACATCTAGGTTACTACTGAGGATATATACTGAAAACTATTCCTCTTTCAGTACAAGTAGATAGCCACCATATTATTAGTAGATAGCcatattcacacccctggaaGAGTAGTAAGATCATAGCATTTCCACTCCACTCCCTTGAGAGAATTGTCAGTTCGCTGTTGAAGCCCTGTGTCTGCCTTCATCTCTCAGCCAATCACAAACCTATAAAACTAATAATGATACATTGACATGAAAAATGTACATACTTACAAAACTAAGCGGGAAAAACAATAAGTTAAATCCTTTCATTCATACAAGACCTGCAGACAATTTTGTGCACATACACCAAAAATGCTTGGAGAATGTGTTATCAAAAAGAAAAACAGGAAAACTGACTTAGTGAGCATCTTTCTCCACATCTCAGCAGTCATTCTCCATCCAGTGCTCAGTCCCCCCAGTGTGTTGCTGGAAGGGATGTAGGGGATGGGGCTGGAAGCTGACAGTGATGTGATGCAGGGTAGACAACGTGGCTGTTCTGATCACTGTGGGGCTAAGCAGCACCATGTAAAGGATCCATATCTAGCTGCTGTTCTCCTACTACAGCATGGTGTGTCCACAGCTCACATCCAGGGCTTTGGTTTCCTTTCAATGCAAACACACCTAGACTCTCCTCCCCTAGCAAACAGCGTAGCGAAAGCAAACAGCACGGGAAGGGATTCCCACATTAACAAAAGCAAAGTGATGGGGGGGGGGTCGTACAGTTGGTGGATTTTGTGCCTTCACTCTTGTTTAGTCTCACGTTCCCTTGTTCATTTTGGGGAGTGGTCCTGGAGGGGGTTGAAGGGAGAGTTGCTGGAGGAAGGAGACTCAGAAATTCCCTCCATCTTGGATGGCGAGCCAGTGGAAGAACTCACACTGCTGAGGCTGCCGTCCagcggagagagactggtgagaGGAGAAGACCCATTTCAGCAAGCAAACTGTTAGATATTCAATGACAGTGGGTCGCATTGGGATTCTGCTCATCTTATGGAGGCGCAAGGTTTAGCCTAGTGGCAGAGAGGGAACTGAAAATGTTCAACTTGTGAAACAAATAGTCTTGGCAAGAGACCATTGGCAGACAATGCTAAACATGCAGTGGTAGCTTTGATCAAGTCTGAGGAACACTCACCAGGAGGTGAAGTCTGGCAGTTGGACTTGGGGCACGAGCACGTCAGAGGACAGAATGGTAGTGGTCCCCTGGAAGAGCCTCTTTGGCTGGCTCTCCGTCTCCATCATCTCCCCTACAGAAGACAAGGCAGACAGGTCATCAATAGAGAACCAACATCCATAGGACATAAAACACCAACTCACAAAATGCCCTCTTTCACCTTAAGCTCCAAACTTCCAACAGTTAAAGGGGCTGATGCatttatgtacagtgcattcggaaaaaattcagaccccttgactttttccacattgttaagttagccgtattctaaaatggattaaattgttccccccccaatctacatacaataccccataatgacaaagcaaaaacataatatgcacacacatacgctaccagtaaaaagtttgttaacacctcattcaagggtttttatttttacattgtacaatagtgaagacatcaaaactatgaaacatggaatcatgtagtaaccaaaaaaaaaaaagtgttcaacaaatcaaaatatatttaatagttgagattcttcaaatagccaccctttgccttgatgacagctttgcacactcttggcattctctcagtttgcgctgttctgtgacgagagtagtacacagcgttgtacaagatcttcagtttcttggctatttctcgcatggaatagccttcatttctcagaacaagaatagactgatgagtttcagaagtaagttctttgtttctggccatttttagcctgtaatcgaacccacaattgctgatgctccagatactcaactagtctcaagaaacaccagttttattgcttctttaaaatcagcacaacagtttccagctgtgctaacataattgcaaaagggttttctaatgatcaattagccttttaaaatgagaaacttggattagcaaacaacgtgccattggaacacaggactgatggttgctgataatgggcctctgtacgcctatgtagatattccatttttttttaacaatagccatttacaacattaataatgtctacactgtatttctgatcaatttgatgttattttaatggaccaaaaaattgcttttcttttgaaaacaaggacatttctaagtgaccccaaactttcaACGGTAGTGTGTGTGATTGAGATATATATCtcaatctcatttacataagtattcagacctttattcagtactttgttgaagcacctttggcagcgattacagcctcgagtcttcttgggtatgacgctacaagcttggcacacctgtatttggggagattctcccattcttctctgcagagcctctcaagctctgtcaggttggatggggagcgtcgctgcacagctattttcaggtctcgccagagatgttcgattgggttcaagtccgggatctggctgggccacgcaaggacattcagacacttgtcccaaagccactcctgcgttgtcttggctgtgtgcttagggtcactgttctgttggaaggtgaaccttcgctcccagtctgaggtcctgagcgctctggagcaggttttcatcaaggatctctgtactttagtcaggatcaagggaaagatgaatggagcagtCTCCCaatccatgccgctgaaaaaaatccccacaacatgctgctgccaccatgcttcaccgtagggatggtgcaaggtttcctccagatgatgcttggcattcaggccaaagagttcaatcttggttttattagaccagagaatcttgttagtCATGGTCTGagtctcagtttggccaggcggccagctctaggaaaagttggtggctccaaacttcttccatttaagaatgatggaagccattgtgttcttggggacgttcaatgctgcagacattttatggtacccttccccagatctgtgcctcaacacaatcctgtcttggagctctacggacaattcccttaacctcatggcttggtttttgctctgacatgcactgtcaactgtgggaccttatatagacaggtatgtgcctttccaagtcatgtccaatcaattgaatttaccacaggtggactccaatgaagttgtagaaacgtctcaaggacaatcaatggaaacaggatgcacctgagctcaatttcaagtatcATAGCAAgtggtctgagtacttatgtaaattaggtatttctgtttttatcattatggggtattgcgtgtagattgagggaaaaaaattatttaattttagaataaagctgtaacgtaacaaaaaggtGGAAAAgggtaaggggtctgaatactgtccgAATTCACTCTATGCATGCATGAGGGACACAacaagtatacaaaacattaagaacaccttcctaatacggAGTTGCGCACCCTCCCCTTTGACCTCAAAACAGCcccaattcgtcagggcatggactctaaaaaggtgtcgaaagcgttccacagggatgctggcccatgctgactccaatgcttcccacagttgt
This genomic window contains:
- the mospd1 gene encoding motile sperm domain-containing protein 1 — encoded protein: MQQQSGQPELVEGSLPVFVFPTELVFYADEQTSHKQVLTLYNPYEFALKFKVLCTAPNKYTVVDATGAVKPQCCVDIVIRHKDVRACHYGVSDKFRLQVSEQSQRKALGRKEVTATLRPSAAQEPPSPRPQEEDRQMKEQLADSVFFEQTTFQTESRSQSGGPSLLTVLLGLVCMAALMLPTLGEQESTVPVYLHLSVTKKLVAAYVLGLLTMVILRT